One Sulfurimonas sp. genomic window carries:
- a CDS encoding phospholipase D-like domain-containing protein yields the protein MNEQINSNLTDIFFYYSLVIFGALLTLLVLIHMLYHRRTPNSIIAWLLSIVLVPYISMPLYFIIGSRKRKNRYKKSNLILKNQTTDNNIQNGIDRVLRNYGIADASKNREFKLFFDAAQTYNELLNCIDGAKKSIYISVYVFEYDKVTKEILNALVKKAQEGIEIKILIDSLGSINIYLLQYRLKGLRDAGGRVEFFMPLFEMPFRNYINLRNHRKIYIFDDEKVLSGGANLSHEYLGEAYGKKKWEDIMFLIEGCSVEQFFEIFASDWFYASGEKLEFKRYNKEIEGNIFLQVIPSGPDMDKDTLYEVLLSAIYGAKEKIYIITPYFIPNNALIQALIIAHHKGVDVKLITPRETNHIIVNLVRSSYMRELEEAGIKIYLYDGSMLHAKAILFDNSCVVLGSVNFDNRSLFLNYEVATFVYSAKVIKEIDKWTKVLISNSSFGTKRVSGMKRVFENMMRILAPQL from the coding sequence ATGAACGAACAGATAAACAGCAACTTAACCGATATATTCTTTTATTATAGTTTAGTAATATTCGGCGCCCTTTTAACACTGCTTGTACTTATACATATGCTTTATCACAGACGCACGCCTAACAGCATCATCGCTTGGCTCCTCTCCATTGTTCTTGTCCCATATATTTCGATGCCCCTCTACTTTATTATCGGCTCAAGAAAGAGAAAAAACAGATACAAAAAAAGTAATTTAATTCTTAAAAATCAAACAACTGACAATAATATACAAAACGGCATAGACAGGGTTTTAAGAAATTATGGGATTGCGGATGCTTCTAAAAACAGAGAGTTTAAACTTTTTTTTGATGCGGCGCAAACATATAATGAACTCTTGAACTGCATCGACGGTGCAAAAAAATCTATCTATATAAGTGTCTATGTTTTTGAGTACGACAAAGTCACGAAAGAGATTTTAAACGCCCTTGTAAAAAAAGCCCAAGAGGGAATTGAGATAAAAATATTAATTGACTCTTTAGGCTCAATCAATATATATTTACTACAATACAGGCTTAAAGGGTTAAGAGATGCGGGCGGGAGAGTCGAGTTTTTTATGCCGCTTTTTGAGATGCCGTTTAGAAACTATATAAATCTTAGAAATCATAGAAAAATCTATATTTTTGACGATGAAAAAGTTTTAAGCGGCGGAGCGAACCTCTCGCACGAATATCTAGGAGAAGCGTACGGCAAAAAGAAATGGGAAGATATTATGTTTCTTATAGAAGGCTGCTCGGTGGAGCAATTTTTTGAGATATTTGCGTCAGATTGGTTTTATGCGTCAGGGGAAAAACTAGAGTTTAAGCGATATAACAAAGAAATTGAAGGAAATATCTTTTTACAGGTCATTCCATCAGGTCCCGATATGGACAAGGACACTCTTTACGAGGTACTTTTGTCTGCAATATACGGTGCAAAAGAAAAAATCTATATAATTACTCCATATTTTATACCAAACAATGCGCTTATCCAAGCCCTGATTATCGCACATCACAAAGGTGTCGATGTTAAACTTATCACGCCAAGGGAAACAAATCACATCATAGTAAATCTTGTCCGAAGCTCTTATATGAGAGAACTTGAAGAAGCAGGCATAAAAATCTATCTCTACGACGGCTCAATGCTTCATGCAAAAGCCATACTTTTTGACAATAGTTGCGTTGTACTCGGAAGTGTAAATTTTGATAACAGAAGCCTCTTTTTAAACTATGAAGTTGCTACTTTTGTTTACTCCGCCAAGGTCATTAAAGAGATAGATAAGTGGACTAAGGTATTAATATCCAACTCCTCTTTCGGAACAAAAAGAGTATCGGGCATGAAAAGAGTTTTTGAAAATATGATGCGAATATTGGCACCGCAACTTTAA
- a CDS encoding TolC family outer membrane protein, producing MKQLTILSVVLIPMLVSAMSITDAVQKSVQTHPQIEMKKEDRNTQRELLDRAKAGYLPSIDLSYSVGPEVTRTINNGRERENLTRQDASATLTQNLFAGFETEYGIKQQKALILSASDTVKESANELALATTTYYIEVLRTYELFQISKENVAVHKKYLSQIDEKVKAGVGRSSDYKQTLARYENALSIQYLAEQNYVNAISSFERILPGNITAKDLEKPKIGNIPANDLDTLVKLAMQNNPKIHVSQADIQVATAALKRSDAPYYPRVDIRAESYWNKNVHGISTDITNPNPSAFEEDSGYNALLVVKYNLFNGFADSANKQANQHRLLNKNSTLADAKRYIQAYTEIAWQTFESTKEQLVHLDNTIKSSGETVADYQKEHELGRRSIIDLLNIELEYNSAKNRKTTAEYDRLNAYYQILSYTGKILEEMSVVVE from the coding sequence ATGAAACAGTTAACGATATTATCAGTGGTTTTAATACCGATGCTTGTAAGCGCAATGTCAATTACCGACGCGGTTCAAAAATCAGTTCAAACACATCCTCAGATTGAGATGAAAAAAGAGGATCGTAATACACAAAGAGAGTTGCTAGATCGTGCAAAAGCAGGTTATTTGCCATCTATAGATCTCTCTTACTCGGTGGGTCCTGAAGTAACAAGAACTATAAATAACGGCAGAGAGCGTGAAAATTTAACGCGACAAGACGCTTCTGCTACGCTAACGCAAAACCTCTTTGCCGGTTTTGAAACCGAATATGGAATCAAGCAACAAAAAGCACTTATTTTATCTGCAAGCGATACCGTTAAAGAGAGTGCAAACGAGTTAGCTCTGGCAACAACCACATACTACATAGAGGTACTCAGAACTTATGAGTTATTTCAAATCTCTAAAGAGAATGTAGCCGTACATAAAAAATATCTCTCTCAGATAGACGAGAAAGTAAAAGCCGGAGTCGGACGCAGTTCTGATTATAAACAGACTCTTGCTCGTTACGAAAACGCTCTAAGTATCCAATATTTGGCGGAACAAAATTATGTTAATGCGATATCAAGTTTTGAGCGTATATTGCCGGGCAATATAACTGCAAAAGATTTAGAAAAACCGAAAATCGGCAATATTCCTGCAAACGATTTGGACACTTTAGTTAAGCTTGCTATGCAAAACAATCCAAAAATACATGTTTCCCAAGCAGATATTCAAGTTGCAACAGCCGCTCTTAAACGCTCTGATGCGCCTTATTATCCAAGAGTTGATATTAGAGCAGAATCTTACTGGAACAAAAATGTACACGGTATCTCTACTGATATAACTAACCCAAATCCAAGCGCGTTTGAGGAAGACTCAGGATATAACGCTCTTTTAGTCGTAAAATATAACCTATTTAACGGGTTTGCGGACTCTGCAAACAAACAGGCAAATCAACACAGACTGCTTAACAAAAACAGCACGCTTGCAGATGCAAAACGCTATATACAGGCATATACGGAAATCGCATGGCAAACATTTGAATCGACTAAAGAGCAGTTAGTTCATTTGGATAATACTATAAAATCAAGCGGCGAGACGGTAGCAGATTATCAAAAAGAGCATGAGCTTGGAAGAAGAAGTATCATAGATCTTTTAAATATAGAGCTTGAGTACAATAGTGCAAAAAATCGTAAAACTACGGCTGAATATGACCGCTTAAACGCTTACTATCAAATTTTATCGTATACCGGTAAAATCCTAGAAGAGATGAGTGTCGTCGTTGAATAA
- a CDS encoding manganese-dependent inorganic pyrophosphatase: protein MSTYIFGHTNPDSDSIIGAISLAYLKNQLGEDCIATRQGDISPETEFILNKFGAKAPELKTSYAGEKVYLVDFSDLAQAPKDIKEATILGIVDHHKLGDITTDTPLECWIRPIGCSNTVIKEMFDFYKIEIPKDIAGMMMCTILSDTVIFKSPTCTKADTKAVKELSEICGIEDYKALAMEMFIAKSAVEGASARNLNTRDYKAFDMNGTKVGVGQLEMVDISVLESRIEELLADMKLMKEEDGLHTIVILLTDIMKEGSQLLAISDDISKVEAAFGVKLQNNQAWLDGVLSRKKQVIPFLQPQF, encoded by the coding sequence ATGTCAACATATATTTTCGGTCATACAAATCCGGACTCTGACTCTATAATCGGAGCTATCTCTCTAGCTTATCTTAAAAATCAACTTGGCGAAGATTGTATTGCAACCCGTCAAGGCGATATCTCACCGGAGACGGAGTTTATACTAAACAAATTTGGCGCAAAAGCGCCTGAGCTTAAAACTTCTTATGCAGGTGAAAAAGTTTATCTGGTTGATTTTTCAGACCTTGCTCAAGCTCCAAAAGATATTAAAGAAGCGACGATTTTGGGTATTGTAGACCATCATAAGCTAGGCGATATCACGACGGATACTCCGCTTGAGTGCTGGATACGCCCGATTGGTTGTTCAAATACGGTTATAAAAGAGATGTTTGATTTTTACAAAATCGAGATCCCAAAAGATATAGCAGGGATGATGATGTGTACGATTTTAAGCGACACGGTGATTTTTAAATCCCCGACTTGTACAAAAGCCGACACAAAAGCGGTAAAAGAGCTTTCGGAAATTTGCGGTATTGAGGATTATAAAGCGCTTGCAATGGAGATGTTTATAGCAAAATCTGCTGTAGAGGGTGCGAGTGCAAGAAACTTAAATACAAGAGATTATAAAGCATTTGATATGAACGGCACTAAAGTAGGCGTAGGTCAGCTTGAGATGGTTGATATCTCGGTACTTGAGAGCAGAATTGAAGAGCTTCTTGCCGATATGAAGCTGATGAAAGAAGAGGATGGACTCCATACTATCGTGATACTCTTAACAGACATTATGAAAGAGGGTTCGCAGCTTTTGGCTATAAGTGATGATATAAGCAAAGTAGAAGCTGCATTCGGCGTAAAACTTCAAAATAACCAAGCGTGGTTAGACGGCGTTTTAAGTCGTAAAAAACAGGTCATCCCGTTTCTTCAACCGCAGTTTTAA
- a CDS encoding RNA-binding S4 domain-containing protein, whose translation MRIDKFLNSVNITKRRSVSQDMIESGVVLVNGVVAKASKNVEVGSIITINYLESSKKYKVLKIPTAKSTPKSLQSEYIEEIL comes from the coding sequence ATGAGAATAGATAAATTTTTAAATTCCGTAAATATTACAAAAAGACGCTCGGTGTCGCAAGATATGATAGAGAGCGGTGTCGTGCTTGTAAACGGCGTAGTTGCAAAGGCTAGCAAAAATGTTGAAGTCGGCTCAATTATTACGATTAACTATCTTGAATCTTCAAAAAAATATAAAGTCCTTAAAATTCCAACCGCAAAATCAACACCCAAAAGTTTGCAAAGCGAGTACATAGAGGAGATTTTATGA
- the tsaE gene encoding tRNA (adenosine(37)-N6)-threonylcarbamoyltransferase complex ATPase subunit type 1 TsaE → MKKVFLLGLDEIAVLAEEITKNFTNGVIILRGDLAAGKTTLVKKTVKFLGVEEEVTSPTFSLQHRYGDRVFHYDMYNHGLEHFISLGMLEELEKDGLHFVEWGDDELVKILNSASIETITIDIKKISDNKREYEVCTH, encoded by the coding sequence ATGAAAAAAGTATTTTTGTTAGGTCTTGATGAGATAGCCGTTTTGGCAGAGGAAATTACTAAAAATTTTACAAACGGCGTAATTATTTTGCGTGGAGATTTGGCGGCAGGAAAGACAACTTTAGTAAAAAAAACGGTTAAGTTTTTAGGGGTTGAGGAGGAGGTAACTTCGCCTACATTTTCGCTTCAGCACCGTTATGGGGATAGAGTTTTTCATTACGATATGTACAATCACGGACTGGAGCATTTTATCTCTTTGGGGATGCTTGAAGAGTTGGAGAAGGACGGGCTTCATTTTGTGGAGTGGGGCGATGATGAGTTGGTTAAAATTTTAAATTCGGCATCGATTGAGACTATTACGATAGATATAAAAAAAATTTCCGATAACAAAAGAGAGTATGAAGTATGCACACACTAA
- a CDS encoding YchJ family metal-binding protein, with translation MKCYCDSQKNFNECCEPVLNGISKPPTPERLMRSRYSAYVLGDAKYILDTTVKEKRFYDELEPIKEFSKSVTWLGLFVVYAKDNIVEFKAYYKDNEGIKLQHERSSFIFEDGVWFYDNGLFLNTKIQRNDSCPCKSGKKYKKCCG, from the coding sequence ATGAAATGTTATTGTGATAGTCAAAAAAATTTTAACGAGTGCTGCGAGCCGGTTTTAAACGGTATCTCAAAGCCGCCTACACCTGAAAGGCTTATGAGAAGCAGATATAGCGCTTATGTACTTGGAGATGCTAAATACATACTCGACACAACGGTAAAAGAGAAGCGGTTTTATGATGAACTTGAGCCGATAAAAGAGTTTAGCAAAAGCGTAACTTGGCTTGGGCTTTTTGTAGTATATGCAAAAGATAATATCGTAGAATTTAAGGCATACTACAAAGATAATGAAGGCATTAAGCTTCAACACGAAAGAAGCAGTTTTATTTTTGAAGACGGTGTATGGTTCTATGACAATGGACTATTTTTAAACACTAAAATACAAAGAAATGATTCTTGTCCATGCAAAAGCGGTAAAAAGTATAAAAAGTGCTGCGGATAA
- the trpD gene encoding anthranilate phosphoribosyltransferase, whose product MSYEEAKKSFTSLFNHEMNDDEMREFLLSVKLDENTPVQTIAAAAEIMRSYAIPLPISDDLRLRAIDIVGTGGDKIGSFNISSTVALLGASCGSVVAKHGSRSVTSKSGSADMFEELGIRLDLSIEKSARLLEESGFTFMFAANHHPAMKFIMPVRRTIPDKTIFNILGPLTNPAGAKKSLLGVFNRSFVAKMAEALKINGATSAMVVSSAEGMDEISISDISYASRLKDGVLNEFTIDPLEYGIKRVPLSAIVGGDGRENALILHNIFDGKSTDAQRDIVLINCASALTVDGLARDMQDGLEMAREAIESKRAKEKLKQIIEISNKL is encoded by the coding sequence ATGAGTTATGAAGAGGCAAAAAAATCTTTCACTTCTCTTTTTAATCATGAGATGAACGATGATGAGATGAGGGAGTTTTTACTAAGTGTGAAGCTTGACGAAAATACTCCTGTTCAAACCATTGCCGCCGCTGCCGAGATTATGCGCTCTTACGCTATTCCTCTTCCCATATCGGATGATTTGCGCTTAAGGGCAATAGATATCGTAGGAACAGGCGGAGATAAGATAGGTAGTTTTAACATTTCTTCGACAGTAGCGCTCCTTGGGGCATCTTGCGGAAGCGTGGTTGCAAAGCATGGAAGCCGTTCTGTTACTTCAAAATCCGGTAGTGCGGATATGTTTGAAGAACTCGGCATCAGGCTTGACTTGAGCATAGAAAAAAGCGCCAGACTTTTAGAAGAGTCGGGGTTTACTTTTATGTTTGCGGCAAATCATCATCCTGCTATGAAGTTTATAATGCCTGTAAGAAGAACGATACCCGATAAGACGATATTTAATATTTTAGGACCACTTACAAATCCTGCGGGGGCAAAAAAATCTCTTCTTGGGGTTTTTAACAGATCTTTTGTTGCTAAAATGGCGGAAGCATTAAAGATAAACGGTGCAACTTCCGCAATGGTCGTAAGTTCGGCAGAGGGAATGGATGAGATAAGCATAAGCGATATTTCTTACGCTTCAAGACTTAAGGACGGGGTTTTAAATGAGTTTACTATCGATCCGCTGGAGTATGGTATAAAAAGAGTTCCTTTAAGTGCGATTGTCGGCGGAGACGGAAGAGAAAACGCACTCATATTGCATAATATTTTTGACGGCAAATCAACGGATGCACAAAGAGATATCGTACTTATAAATTGTGCCTCTGCTTTAACGGTTGACGGTTTGGCAAGAGATATGCAAGATGGGCTTGAGATGGCAAGAGAGGCGATAGAGAGTAAAAGAGCAAAAGAGAAGCTAAAGCAAATAATAGAGATATCGAATAAACTATGA
- a CDS encoding multicopper oxidase family protein — MNRRTFLYSCSFVATTIMGGCEKQSDKSSKPTIKSVETQKPDDIYEPFTQELKIPKEIDFENVAKAKFNAQKSLAAIYKDKKTEVLTFQGDLPNPTIRIKNRDDFELDFANSLEKPTIIHWHGLLVPQEMDGHPKDAIANQATMEYRYKINQRAGTFWYHTHPHGRTGEEIYRGLAGLYIVEDENEKKLNLPSGEFELPLIIQDRRFDKEKNLVYKQTAQDNNGVLGDVVMVNSTPFPYKNIKNTKYRLRILNGSSARTYKLSFEGIENFALIGTDGGLLEEPIIVKDVLIAVAERIDIVVDFKDKKIGDTVTLKTLGFKEASNFGANSDYPSFGAQMDIMKFKITELSSESAVLPAKLTTIARLKESDALKSRTITMEIIEGGVWTLNKKPYDMDRVDDRVKLGSTEIWVIKNAIHMAHPFHIHGAHFQILDRTGKVDFPTDKGWKDTVLVMPIETVRIIVTFTIPGLFVYHCHILEHEDHSMMANFLVE, encoded by the coding sequence ATGAATAGAAGAACTTTTTTATACTCTTGCTCTTTTGTGGCAACAACTATTATGGGTGGTTGCGAAAAACAATCTGACAAGAGTAGCAAGCCAACCATAAAAAGCGTTGAAACTCAAAAACCAGACGATATATATGAGCCTTTCACACAAGAACTGAAAATTCCCAAAGAGATTGATTTTGAAAATGTTGCAAAAGCAAAATTCAATGCGCAAAAGAGTTTAGCTGCTATCTATAAAGATAAAAAAACAGAAGTTTTGACATTTCAGGGCGATTTGCCAAATCCTACAATCCGTATCAAAAACAGAGACGACTTTGAACTTGATTTTGCCAACAGCCTTGAAAAACCGACTATTATACACTGGCACGGTCTTTTAGTGCCTCAGGAGATGGACGGACATCCAAAAGATGCCATCGCTAATCAAGCAACAATGGAATACAGATACAAAATTAACCAAAGAGCGGGGACATTTTGGTATCACACCCATCCGCACGGCAGAACGGGAGAGGAGATTTATCGTGGGCTAGCGGGTCTTTACATTGTTGAAGATGAAAATGAGAAAAAATTAAATCTACCCTCAGGTGAATTTGAACTCCCGCTTATCATACAAGACAGAAGATTTGACAAAGAGAAAAACCTTGTTTATAAACAAACGGCTCAAGACAATAATGGAGTCTTAGGCGATGTAGTGATGGTAAACTCTACCCCTTTTCCATATAAAAATATTAAAAACACCAAGTATCGCCTGAGAATTCTAAACGGTTCCAGTGCCAGAACCTATAAACTCTCTTTTGAAGGTATTGAAAACTTCGCACTGATTGGAACCGACGGCGGGCTGCTTGAAGAGCCGATAATCGTAAAAGATGTTTTAATTGCGGTAGCAGAACGCATAGATATAGTTGTAGATTTCAAGGATAAAAAAATCGGTGATACCGTAACACTAAAAACTCTTGGTTTTAAAGAGGCAAGTAACTTCGGAGCAAATTCTGATTATCCTAGTTTTGGCGCGCAAATGGATATTATGAAATTTAAAATTACGGAACTTTCAAGCGAGAGTGCAGTTTTACCGGCAAAATTGACAACAATTGCAAGGTTAAAAGAGTCTGACGCCTTAAAAAGCAGAACTATTACAATGGAAATCATAGAGGGCGGCGTTTGGACTTTAAACAAAAAACCTTACGATATGGATAGGGTTGACGATAGAGTAAAGTTAGGGTCAACGGAAATTTGGGTGATAAAAAATGCAATCCATATGGCACACCCGTTTCATATACACGGTGCTCATTTCCAAATACTTGACAGAACAGGCAAAGTAGATTTTCCAACCGATAAGGGATGGAAAGATACGGTACTTGTCATGCCGATAGAAACCGTTCGTATCATAGTAACATTTACGATACCGGGGTTATTTGTTTATCACTGCCATATTTTAGAACATGAAGATCATTCTATGATGGCTAATTTTTTAGTAGAATAA
- the lptB gene encoding LPS export ABC transporter ATP-binding protein — MHTLKAVDLKKKIKDLEIVRGMSLEVKSGEVVGLLGPNGAGKTTTFYMICGLVEASGGDVFFDDENLSGMPLHQRALKGIGYLPQEASIFKDLSVEDNLLIAAEVKIKDKEAQEKRILELLDMFNIEPIRYRKGVSLSGGERRRVEIARALVNEPKFLLLDEPFAGVDPIAVMDIQTVIKQLVSYGIGVLITDHNVRETLDVCDRAYVIKSGSLLASGTSKEIGQNADVRKHYLGEEFKL, encoded by the coding sequence ATGCACACACTAAAAGCGGTAGATTTAAAGAAGAAGATAAAAGATCTTGAAATAGTAAGAGGAATGAGCCTTGAAGTTAAAAGCGGTGAGGTTGTAGGACTTTTAGGACCAAACGGGGCAGGAAAAACCACTACATTTTATATGATTTGCGGACTTGTCGAAGCAAGCGGGGGAGATGTCTTTTTTGATGATGAAAATCTCTCCGGTATGCCGCTGCACCAAAGAGCGTTAAAGGGCATCGGCTATCTTCCGCAAGAAGCTTCGATATTTAAGGATCTAAGCGTTGAGGATAATCTTCTTATTGCCGCAGAGGTAAAAATAAAAGATAAAGAGGCTCAAGAAAAGAGGATTTTAGAACTGCTTGATATGTTTAACATTGAGCCGATTCGCTATCGCAAGGGAGTAAGCCTAAGCGGTGGAGAACGCCGCCGTGTCGAGATTGCCCGCGCTTTAGTGAATGAGCCGAAATTTTTACTTCTTGACGAGCCTTTTGCAGGGGTTGACCCCATAGCGGTTATGGATATTCAAACCGTTATCAAACAGCTTGTCTCTTACGGTATCGGCGTACTCATCACCGACCATAATGTTCGTGAGACTTTGGATGTTTGCGATAGAGCCTATGTTATCAAGTCCGGTTCACTGCTTGCTAGCGGGACAAGCAAAGAGATAGGGCAAAATGCGGATGTGCGCAAGCACTATTTGGGCGAGGAGTTTAAGCTTTAA
- a CDS encoding NAD(P)H-dependent oxidoreductase, with product MSKTFNEAMDFRHACKIFDESKKISDEDMREILEAGRKSPSSFGMEPWKFLVITNEELKAKLRPFCWDQVQITSCSHLVVILAAIESAKPESGKPLAMLSRRGMSQDKLDFYINLYKSHLEKTLSSDENIFCWSARQTYIAAANMMTCAAMLGIDSCAIEGFEKEKVEEILELDTKKYQLSLVLPFGYRVKEQPKQLRLGFDDVVEFID from the coding sequence ATGAGTAAAACATTCAATGAAGCAATGGATTTTAGACATGCATGTAAAATATTTGACGAGAGTAAAAAAATATCCGATGAAGATATGAGAGAGATACTAGAAGCAGGGCGAAAATCTCCGTCATCTTTTGGGATGGAGCCGTGGAAATTTTTAGTTATTACAAATGAGGAGCTAAAAGCAAAACTAAGACCTTTTTGCTGGGATCAGGTTCAGATTACATCGTGCTCTCATTTAGTTGTCATTCTTGCTGCGATTGAGAGTGCAAAACCCGAATCGGGCAAACCGCTTGCTATGCTATCAAGAAGAGGAATGAGCCAAGATAAACTTGATTTTTATATCAATTTATATAAAAGCCACTTAGAAAAAACTCTAAGCAGCGATGAAAATATATTTTGCTGGAGTGCGCGCCAAACTTATATAGCGGCTGCAAATATGATGACATGCGCGGCAATGCTTGGTATAGACAGTTGTGCAATAGAGGGATTTGAAAAAGAGAAAGTAGAAGAGATTTTAGAACTTGATACTAAAAAATATCAATTGTCTTTGGTACTTCCTTTCGGATACAGAGTAAAAGAGCAGCCAAAGCAGTTGAGACTTGGTTTTGATGATGTAGTGGAGTTTATTGATTGA
- a CDS encoding endonuclease/exonuclease/phosphatase family protein, with amino-acid sequence MFKPNCLIKSLKHQEEVLKNEFSLLCWNVAKLTLDTSYKKFIDSLIDDYNLDILLLQEVKKNLSHELYLHDYSYILSPNIEMKKHIFGVLSAFRASCEKELSLLTKKQEFSYATHKISLITHHKFANNKTLLIVNLHAINFVRNSDFKNELDYIHLIIKSHYGAMIVAGDFNTWNLKRVQYLKEFAEDLGLKKVEFSDESNLKKVFTNSIDYIFYRELDVTYAEVIDSKKISDHNPIIAKFRY; translated from the coding sequence ATGTTTAAACCGAATTGTCTTATAAAATCGCTCAAACATCAAGAGGAAGTACTCAAAAACGAATTTAGCCTCTTATGCTGGAATGTTGCAAAACTTACGCTTGACACATCATATAAAAAGTTTATTGATTCGCTTATCGACGATTACAATTTAGATATTTTACTTCTGCAAGAGGTTAAAAAAAATCTATCGCATGAGTTATATTTACATGACTACTCATATATTTTGTCACCGAATATTGAGATGAAAAAACATATTTTCGGGGTTTTAAGCGCTTTTAGGGCATCTTGCGAAAAAGAACTCTCTTTGCTTACAAAAAAGCAGGAGTTTAGCTACGCAACCCATAAAATCTCACTCATTACGCATCATAAGTTTGCAAATAACAAAACGCTTCTTATTGTCAATCTCCACGCTATAAACTTTGTACGCAACAGTGATTTTAAAAATGAACTGGATTATATACATTTGATTATCAAATCTCATTACGGGGCGATGATAGTCGCGGGTGATTTTAATACATGGAATCTAAAAAGAGTGCAATATTTAAAAGAGTTTGCAGAAGATTTAGGCTTGAAAAAAGTAGAGTTTAGCGATGAATCGAATCTAAAAAAAGTTTTTACAAACTCAATTGACTATATCTTTTACAGAGAGTTGGATGTAACCTATGCAGAAGTAATCGATAGTAAAAAAATCTCAGACCACAACCCTATCATCGCGAAATTCAGATATTAA